One window of the Lactobacillus sp. PV034 genome contains the following:
- a CDS encoding glycosyltransferase family 2 protein, with translation MKKQPLISVIVPVYNDEKYLSLCLDSLLNQNYKNLEIILIDDGSEDSSLKILNNYSEKDKRINVYHKKNTGVSDTRNYGLERANGEYICFSDADDILTTDYVSYLYKLLICYHADIALTRKMYSNFNKKQVKKNNEMLVSGKDAARDILTYNIPIGVYSKLFKHDFLIKNKIKFDTELYIGEGFNFNFDAFMAANKVVVSDKKIYYYRRDNETSATTRFSMKKWENGLYAIKKIKNKLDDNPSEQLINAWNFAWWRTNSDVYDNMVLANAQQKYPDIFDRIMKVTKKQALIAWNVSTSKQNRLRATMMRVCPLFIPLLLKLRKKKL, from the coding sequence ATGAAGAAACAACCATTAATTTCGGTCATTGTACCTGTTTATAATGATGAAAAATATTTATCACTGTGCTTAGATTCGCTGTTAAATCAAAACTACAAAAATTTAGAAATTATTCTAATTGATGATGGTTCAGAAGATAGTTCTTTAAAAATTTTGAACAATTATTCTGAAAAAGATAAAAGAATTAATGTATATCATAAAAAAAATACGGGTGTTAGTGATACACGAAATTATGGGTTGGAAAGAGCTAATGGAGAATATATATGTTTTTCTGATGCAGATGATATTCTTACGACAGATTATGTAAGTTATTTATATAAGTTATTAATTTGTTATCATGCAGATATTGCATTAACACGAAAAATGTATAGCAATTTCAATAAAAAACAGGTTAAAAAGAATAATGAAATGTTGGTGTCAGGTAAAGATGCAGCAAGAGATATACTTACATATAACATACCGATTGGAGTTTATAGTAAATTATTTAAGCATGACTTTTTAATTAAAAATAAAATAAAATTTGATACGGAACTGTATATAGGAGAAGGATTTAATTTTAATTTCGATGCATTTATGGCTGCTAATAAAGTAGTTGTTTCAGATAAAAAAATTTATTATTATCGTCGTGATAATGAAACTAGTGCAACTACACGATTTTCAATGAAGAAGTGGGAAAATGGATTATATGCAATTAAAAAAATAAAAAATAAATTAGATGATAATCCCTCTGAACAATTAATAAATGCATGGAATTTCGCATGGTGGCGAACTAATTCGGATGTATACGATAATATGGTATTAGCAAATGCACAACAAAAATACCCTGATATATTTGATAGGATTATGAAAGTTACAAAAAAACAGGCCCTTATTGCATGGAATGTATCAACGTCGAAACAAAATAGGCTTAGAGCTACAATGATGAGAGTTTGTCCGTTATTTATACCATTATTATTGAAATTAAGAAAAAAGAAATTATAA
- a CDS encoding glycosyltransferase family 1 protein, with protein MSNKRIKLAMIATNLKLNGISTVIMNYISYLDLDKYRVTLIVGKGVAQKYRNICKRKKVQIIELAPRKESPVRFYYGLYKYLLFHHFDIVHVHGSNASIGMELFLAKISGIKIRIAHSHNTTSTSMRIHKMMKPIFNFSYTDGFACGKLAGKWLFGDKPFTIIPNGVEVDRFKFDPVKRNFIRKELKLDKSFVIGHVGRFNYQKNHKFLLAVFEEILKQKKNAKLLLVGNGPDFEKFRNSIIYKKFSKNIILYGETNKPNDLYQAMDYFVFPSRFEGLPLTLIEAQISGLPCLVSDVITPEVQLSKNLKFMSLNNAPKKWTKTIMNSSLEDRNNFFKENISAIDHYRIKNDVDILDKQYQKILKENNK; from the coding sequence ATGTCAAATAAAAGAATCAAACTGGCCATGATAGCCACTAATCTTAAATTAAACGGGATTAGTACAGTTATTATGAATTATATTTCGTATTTAGATTTAGATAAATATAGAGTAACTCTAATAGTAGGAAAAGGCGTGGCTCAAAAATATAGAAATATTTGTAAGAGAAAAAAAGTACAAATTATTGAGTTAGCTCCAAGAAAAGAAAGTCCAGTAAGATTTTATTACGGATTATACAAATACTTATTATTTCATCATTTTGATATAGTTCATGTTCATGGAAGTAACGCTTCTATTGGAATGGAACTTTTTTTAGCAAAAATAAGTGGGATAAAAATTCGTATAGCGCATAGTCATAATACTACGAGTACCAGTATGAGAATACATAAAATGATGAAACCAATTTTTAATTTTTCTTATACTGATGGGTTTGCTTGTGGAAAATTAGCTGGGAAATGGTTATTTGGGGATAAACCGTTTACTATAATTCCAAATGGAGTAGAAGTAGATAGGTTTAAATTTGATCCTGTTAAACGAAACTTTATAAGAAAAGAATTGAAACTAGATAAAAGTTTTGTTATTGGACATGTTGGAAGATTTAATTATCAAAAGAATCATAAATTTCTTTTAGCAGTTTTTGAAGAGATACTCAAACAAAAGAAAAATGCAAAGTTACTTTTAGTGGGAAATGGTCCAGATTTTGAAAAGTTTAGAAATAGTATAATTTATAAAAAATTTTCAAAAAATATTATTCTCTATGGAGAAACTAATAAACCAAATGATTTATATCAAGCTATGGATTACTTTGTTTTTCCATCTAGATTTGAAGGATTACCTTTGACTTTGATAGAAGCACAAATTTCTGGACTACCATGTTTAGTATCTGATGTAATAACACCAGAAGTTCAATTATCTAAGAATCTTAAATTTATGTCATTAAATAATGCACCAAAAAAATGGACTAAAACGATTATGAACTCTTCATTAGAAGATAGAAATAATTTTTTTAAGGAAAATATTTCTGCTATAGATCATTATCGTATAAAAAATGATGTAGATATTTTAGACAAACAATATCAAAAAATTTTAAAGGAAAATAATAAATGA
- a CDS encoding polysaccharide pyruvyl transferase family protein — MGIMSMQRIYNYGSFLQAYGLKKIIESLDAQVKFVDYHPGKPIISTERGTNLVRKLKKVFQTLKIKASIKSKLDYINYKRNYGKTIFPLLDLKSEKNFDTKNLDLLIIGSDEVFNCIQSNPNVGFSRDLFGVNSEAERLISYAASFGNTTLKKIKKYNKDQSIKKWINNFDALSVRDENSLDIIQSLTNKEVNINLDPVLIYDFMRYESIPNINVEYNYLILYGYNGRFSQAECKRIREFADKKELKILCIGGIQHYCDYFINCKPFEVLEYFKNAKYIITDTFHGTIMSIINHKRFATLIRNQGYGNSEKITDLLNRLNLNNQRLDTIDKLDTILNNKIDYLKVDNIISDERHKTLEYLKKQLVEVE; from the coding sequence GTGGGAATTATGTCTATGCAAAGGATTTACAATTATGGTTCTTTTTTGCAGGCATACGGATTAAAAAAAATAATTGAATCCTTAGATGCTCAAGTCAAATTTGTTGATTATCATCCTGGAAAGCCAATTATAAGTACAGAGAGAGGGACTAATTTAGTTAGAAAATTAAAAAAGGTTTTTCAAACCTTAAAGATTAAGGCTTCAATCAAATCTAAATTAGATTATATCAATTATAAAAGAAACTATGGTAAGACAATTTTTCCTCTTTTAGATTTAAAATCAGAAAAAAATTTTGATACCAAAAATCTTGACTTGTTGATTATCGGCAGTGATGAAGTATTTAATTGTATCCAAAGTAATCCAAATGTAGGTTTCTCGAGAGATTTATTTGGAGTTAATTCAGAGGCCGAAAGATTAATTTCTTATGCTGCTTCTTTTGGAAATACTACTTTAAAAAAAATAAAGAAATATAATAAAGATCAGTCTATAAAAAAGTGGATTAATAATTTTGATGCTTTATCAGTTAGAGATGAAAATTCATTAGATATTATTCAATCTTTAACAAACAAAGAAGTAAATATAAATTTGGATCCGGTTCTAATTTACGATTTTATGAGATATGAATCTATTCCTAATATAAATGTAGAATATAATTATTTGATCTTATATGGTTATAACGGTCGCTTTTCTCAAGCAGAATGTAAAAGAATACGAGAATTTGCAGATAAAAAAGAATTAAAGATCCTTTGTATAGGCGGAATACAACATTATTGTGATTATTTTATTAATTGTAAGCCGTTTGAGGTTCTCGAATACTTTAAAAATGCTAAATATATAATTACAGATACTTTTCATGGAACGATAATGTCAATTATTAATCATAAAAGATTCGCAACTTTAATTAGAAATCAAGGCTATGGTAATTCAGAGAAGATTACAGACCTTTTAAATAGATTGAATTTAAATAATCAGAGATTAGATACTATTGATAAGTTGGATACTATTTTAAATAATAAAATTGATTATTTAAAAGTTGATAATATAATCTCAGACGAAAGACATAAAACTTTAGAGTATCTAAAAAAACAGTTAGTAGAAGTTGAGTGA
- a CDS encoding glycosyltransferase, whose amino-acid sequence MIFVTVGTHEQPFNRLVKKIDDLVAEGDIQEKVIVQIGFSTYIPEHCEAYKMMSYDEMQEALKNARIVITHGGPSSFIEALQFGKIPIVVPRQEKFHEHVNNHQVDVTKLIAKRMNNIIPAYEIDDLKKTIDDYDEIAKTKNAGENSNNKQFNEKLEKIINNLMEN is encoded by the coding sequence ATGATTTTTGTAACTGTTGGAACACATGAACAACCTTTTAATAGGTTGGTTAAAAAAATTGATGACTTAGTAGCTGAGGGTGATATCCAAGAAAAAGTTATTGTTCAAATAGGGTTTAGTACTTATATTCCTGAGCATTGTGAAGCATATAAAATGATGTCCTATGATGAAATGCAAGAAGCATTAAAAAATGCTCGAATAGTGATTACACATGGTGGACCATCTAGTTTTATTGAAGCTCTTCAATTTGGAAAAATTCCAATCGTTGTCCCAAGACAAGAAAAATTTCACGAGCATGTAAATAATCATCAGGTCGATGTTACTAAATTAATTGCAAAGAGAATGAACAATATTATTCCTGCTTATGAGATTGATGATTTAAAGAAGACAATTGATGATTATGATGAAATTGCTAAAACTAAAAATGCTGGTGAAAATAGCAATAATAAGCAATTTAATGAGAAGTTAGAAAAAATTATAAATAATTTAATGGAGAATTAA
- the pssD gene encoding PssD/Cps14F family polysaccharide biosynthesis glycosyltransferase, whose protein sequence is MKVCLVGSSGGHLTHLYMLKPFWKNKDRFWVTFDKEDARSKLNGEKMYGCYYPTNRNLKNLIKNTFLAIKVLRKERPDVIISSGAAVAVPFFYIGKLMGAKTIYIEVFDRYDKPTITGKLVYPITDRFIVEWEEMKKVYPKAINLGSIF, encoded by the coding sequence ATGAAAGTATGTTTAGTCGGTTCGAGTGGTGGACATTTAACCCATTTATACATGTTGAAGCCTTTTTGGAAAAATAAAGATAGATTTTGGGTAACTTTTGATAAAGAAGATGCGCGAAGTAAGCTTAATGGTGAGAAGATGTATGGCTGTTATTATCCTACAAATAGAAACCTAAAGAATTTGATTAAAAATACTTTCCTAGCTATTAAAGTGCTCCGCAAGGAACGTCCTGACGTTATCATTTCTAGTGGAGCTGCAGTAGCAGTTCCTTTTTTTTATATCGGAAAATTAATGGGGGCAAAGACTATATATATTGAGGTATTTGATAGATATGACAAACCCACTATAACAGGAAAGCTTGTTTATCCAATTACCGATCGTTTTATTGTTGAATGGGAAGAAATGAAAAAAGTTTATCCTAAAGCAATCAATTTAGGGAGTATTTTTTAA
- a CDS encoding sugar transferase, with amino-acid sequence MTEFKQVELSPSKVGPRPFYHFVKRGFDIIGSGLGLIALSPVFAWVAYKVHHEDGGPVFYNQARVGKDGKLFKMYKFRSMIPNADKMVKQLEDQNEVDGAMFKIKDDPRITKIGKFIRKHSLDELPQLVNVFKGDMSLVGPRPPLPSEVEQYTDYDKQRLKVTPGCTGLWQVTKRNDANFDEMVELDLDYINNSGFFYDMGIIFKTVGVLFKPNSGY; translated from the coding sequence ATTACGGAGTTTAAGCAGGTAGAGCTTTCACCTAGTAAAGTTGGTCCTCGTCCTTTTTATCATTTTGTTAAGCGCGGGTTTGATATTATAGGCAGCGGATTAGGGCTAATTGCACTTTCTCCCGTTTTTGCCTGGGTTGCTTACAAAGTCCATCATGAAGATGGCGGTCCAGTTTTCTATAATCAAGCGCGTGTGGGCAAAGATGGTAAGCTCTTTAAAATGTACAAGTTTCGTTCGATGATCCCTAACGCTGATAAGATGGTCAAGCAGCTCGAAGATCAAAATGAAGTCGATGGGGCGATGTTTAAGATTAAAGATGATCCCCGCATTACTAAGATCGGTAAGTTTATTCGTAAGCATTCTTTAGATGAATTACCGCAATTAGTTAATGTTTTTAAGGGTGATATGTCGCTTGTCGGACCACGTCCACCGTTGCCATCTGAAGTTGAGCAATATACTGATTATGATAAACAACGTTTAAAAGTTACTCCAGGCTGTACAGGTCTTTGGCAAGTAACTAAGCGTAATGATGCTAACTTTGACGAAATGGTAGAATTAGATTTAGACTATATTAACAACAGTGGATTTTTCTATGATATGGGAATTATCTTTAAGACTGTTGGTGTATTGTTTAAACCAAATAGTGGGTATTAG
- a CDS encoding tyrosine-protein phosphatase — translation MVLVDIHSHILPGIDDGSPDMETSLDLARTAVKDGITHALMTPHHLNGRYNNHKSDVIKLTSEFKEALDEAEIPLTVYPSQEVRLSADIPDALDNDDILFCDEDGKYMLLEFPSEDVPTYAQSMTFNLLGRGITPIIVHPERNNRILHEPEILAEFLQQRCLTQVTASSYIGVFGKEIADLSERLIAAGQVATFASDAHSLAKRESKMTQAYQKLAKQDKSLVTVFQQNAKNFINGEQVDLDWKPLKKKKKFWIF, via the coding sequence ATGGTCTTAGTAGATATTCACTCACATATCTTACCAGGAATTGATGATGGGTCGCCTGATATGGAAACTTCATTAGACCTGGCGCGAACAGCAGTAAAAGATGGTATTACTCATGCTTTGATGACACCACACCATCTAAATGGACGTTATAATAATCACAAGAGTGATGTGATTAAATTAACTAGTGAGTTCAAAGAAGCTCTTGATGAAGCTGAAATTCCACTGACCGTTTATCCAAGTCAAGAAGTACGCTTATCAGCTGATATTCCTGATGCTTTGGACAATGATGATATTTTATTTTGTGATGAAGATGGCAAGTATATGCTACTGGAATTTCCCAGTGAAGATGTACCAACTTACGCACAAAGTATGACCTTTAATTTATTAGGTCGGGGAATTACACCAATCATTGTCCATCCAGAACGTAATAATCGGATCTTACATGAACCAGAAATTTTAGCTGAGTTCTTACAGCAACGCTGTTTGACACAGGTTACTGCTAGTTCTTATATCGGAGTTTTTGGTAAAGAAATTGCTGATTTGAGTGAACGTTTAATTGCTGCAGGCCAGGTAGCAACTTTTGCTTCTGATGCTCACAGCTTAGCTAAACGTGAATCAAAAATGACGCAAGCTTACCAAAAGCTTGCTAAACAAGACAAAAGTTTAGTTACGGTATTCCAACAAAATGCCAAGAACTTCATTAATGGAGAGCAAGTGGATTTAGACTGGAAACCATTAAAAAAGAAAAAGAAATTTTGGATTTTTTAG
- a CDS encoding CpsD/CapB family tyrosine-protein kinase, translating into MALFKKKRGTNETMKHGAKLITLAKPKSPIAEQFRTIRTNINFMSVDEKVKTIAFTSANISEGKSTVSANVAITMAQAGKKVLLIDADLHRPTMHQTFELRNVVGLTTVLTSEADEIYMNQVVNADVIPNLSVLTSGPIPPNPAELLSSKRMKAFLENVSSHYDVVIFDMAPILEISDSQILAGEMDGIVLVARQGVTQKAGIKRAVEMLEITKTRILGYIMNDVRTGADGYGYGYGYGYGYGYEQDTKKA; encoded by the coding sequence ATGGCTTTATTTAAGAAAAAACGTGGTACCAATGAAACCATGAAGCATGGTGCCAAATTAATCACGCTCGCAAAACCTAAGAGCCCAATTGCAGAACAATTTAGAACCATCAGAACTAACATCAACTTTATGAGTGTTGATGAAAAGGTTAAAACAATTGCCTTTACCTCAGCTAACATTTCTGAAGGTAAGTCAACTGTGAGTGCTAATGTAGCAATCACGATGGCCCAAGCAGGGAAGAAGGTATTATTAATTGATGCCGACTTGCACCGCCCAACCATGCATCAGACCTTTGAATTAAGAAATGTTGTTGGTTTAACAACTGTCCTTACATCAGAAGCTGATGAAATCTACATGAACCAAGTAGTTAATGCTGATGTAATTCCTAACTTGTCAGTTTTAACTTCTGGTCCAATTCCACCAAACCCAGCAGAATTACTTTCATCAAAAAGAATGAAGGCATTCTTAGAGAATGTTTCAAGTCACTATGATGTCGTAATCTTTGATATGGCACCAATTCTTGAAATTTCTGATTCACAAATTCTAGCTGGTGAAATGGATGGAATTGTCCTCGTAGCTCGGCAAGGTGTAACGCAAAAGGCTGGGATCAAGCGTGCGGTAGAAATGCTTGAGATCACTAAGACTAGAATTTTGGGTTATATCATGAATGATGTTCGTACTGGTGCTGATGGCTATGGTTACGGATACGGTTATGGCTACGGCTATGGTTATGAACAAGATACTAAGAAGGCTTAA
- a CDS encoding YveK family protein codes for MENNNNAAQSNSIDLLRLWRLFKQHILSVIIWTVGLGIIGFAVAEFAIQPKYSSSAQILVNQKKDRDPNALYNAQQADVQMINTYKDIITSPVILNDASKYLANPVKVVKKAQKAKYVVGADGVRRRVRAAQPAVTERDGQSYDYSAKELNKAVSVQTQQNSQVFTLTATAITPDQSKAIANAVANSFKKKIPKIMNVNNVTIVSHASKGVKSFPNTKLFTLGGLVLGFIIAIAIIITRDAMNTTVREDDYLSNELGLTNLGTVTHFNLSNSFSLNKDKNKGNRRNKRV; via the coding sequence TTGGAAAATAACAACAACGCAGCACAAAGTAATTCAATTGATTTGTTGCGCTTATGGCGATTATTTAAACAACATATCTTATCAGTGATTATTTGGACTGTTGGTTTAGGAATTATTGGTTTTGCAGTTGCAGAATTTGCTATTCAACCAAAATATAGTTCTAGTGCGCAAATTCTGGTTAACCAGAAGAAAGACCGTGATCCCAACGCGCTTTACAATGCTCAACAAGCCGACGTGCAAATGATCAATACTTATAAGGACATTATCACTAGTCCGGTAATTTTGAATGATGCTTCTAAGTATCTTGCTAACCCAGTTAAGGTAGTGAAGAAAGCACAAAAAGCAAAATATGTTGTTGGTGCAGATGGTGTTCGGCGTCGAGTACGAGCAGCTCAACCAGCTGTGACTGAACGTGATGGTCAAAGTTACGACTATTCAGCTAAAGAATTAAATAAGGCTGTTAGTGTCCAAACCCAACAAAATTCTCAAGTCTTCACTTTAACTGCAACTGCAATTACCCCTGACCAATCAAAGGCAATTGCGAATGCAGTGGCTAACTCATTTAAGAAAAAGATTCCTAAGATCATGAATGTAAACAATGTGACTATTGTTTCTCATGCAAGTAAGGGTGTAAAGAGTTTCCCTAATACTAAGTTGTTCACCCTTGGTGGCTTAGTCTTAGGTTTCATTATCGCAATTGCAATTATTATTACGCGTGATGCCATGAACACTACTGTGCGTGAGGATGATTACTTAAGCAATGAATTAGGTTTGACCAATTTAGGTACGGTTACTCACTTCAACTTATCTAACAGCTTCAGTCTTAACAAGGATAAGAATAAGGGTAATCGTCGTAATAAACGTGTTTAA
- a CDS encoding LCP family protein, with product MDENKKKNVKKRHHHHHHRMRKFWWWLGGIIVVLFVAAVLVGGFMYKNLRDATNGSYSPVAKTNQSNKNRAKLDKLLDEKKPINILLLGTDTGAMGRDYKGRTDTIMMVSINPQTNQTKIVSIPRDMKAKLPGYSQDGFTKINAAYAEGGVAETIKTLDKYYSVPIDGYILVNMEGLVKGVDQVGGIDVVSPLTFENMGYKFVKGHKYHLDGKKALAFTQTRHGDPNNDYGRQDRERRVIVALLKKSVSPTTLLNKKFLDSMSSNMQTDLTMGQMMKIAMNYRQATDHTSTDHAQGHGQMIDTPRFGQMEEEYINQKERQRVSNEIRSNLGLSKATVIEDGE from the coding sequence ATGGATGAAAATAAAAAGAAAAATGTAAAGAAGAGACATCATCACCATCACCACCGTATGAGAAAGTTCTGGTGGTGGCTAGGCGGTATTATTGTCGTGCTTTTTGTTGCGGCGGTTTTAGTTGGTGGCTTTATGTATAAGAACTTGCGGGATGCTACTAATGGTTCTTACTCACCAGTTGCTAAAACAAATCAAAGCAATAAGAATCGGGCAAAGCTTGATAAATTACTCGATGAAAAGAAACCAATCAATATTTTGCTATTAGGTACTGATACTGGTGCAATGGGTCGTGATTATAAAGGTAGAACCGATACGATCATGATGGTCAGCATCAATCCTCAGACTAATCAAACTAAGATTGTTTCAATTCCTCGTGATATGAAAGCTAAGCTTCCAGGTTACAGCCAAGATGGTTTTACTAAGATTAATGCCGCTTATGCTGAAGGTGGCGTAGCTGAAACCATTAAGACTCTTGATAAATACTATAGTGTTCCAATTGATGGCTACATCTTAGTTAATATGGAAGGTTTAGTTAAGGGTGTTGATCAAGTCGGTGGTATCGATGTTGTTTCACCATTAACTTTCGAAAACATGGGTTACAAGTTCGTTAAGGGTCACAAGTACCACCTTGATGGTAAAAAAGCTTTGGCCTTTACCCAAACGCGTCATGGTGATCCAAATAATGACTATGGTCGTCAAGATCGTGAACGTCGTGTCATCGTAGCTTTGCTTAAGAAGTCAGTTTCACCAACTACCTTATTAAATAAGAAGTTCTTAGATTCAATGTCTTCTAACATGCAAACTGATTTGACCATGGGTCAAATGATGAAGATTGCAATGAATTACCGTCAGGCAACTGACCATACTTCAACTGATCACGCCCAAGGTCATGGTCAAATGATTGATACGCCAAGATTTGGTCAGATGGAAGAAGAATACATCAACCAAAAGGAACGCCAACGCGTAAGTAACGAAATTCGCTCAAACTTAGGTTTAAGCAAAGCAACCGTAATAGAGGATGGAGAATAG
- a CDS encoding sigma-70 family RNA polymerase sigma factor, whose product MLDKWADKDQAEVDKLAFRKIIWQTIDSLRKVQKHDERNTDLEASYELYQPELDWDNLVVLKDEIKKLNPIEYALLFEHLLANKTVTQLAQECGIPRISLQRMKKKLLLKLRAQL is encoded by the coding sequence ATGTTAGATAAGTGGGCAGATAAGGACCAAGCAGAAGTCGATAAGTTAGCCTTTAGAAAAATTATCTGGCAGACCATTGATTCTTTGCGTAAAGTACAAAAACATGATGAGCGTAATACTGATTTAGAAGCAAGTTATGAGCTCTATCAGCCAGAACTTGATTGGGATAACTTGGTGGTTTTAAAAGATGAAATCAAAAAGCTAAATCCAATTGAATATGCTTTGCTCTTTGAACATTTACTTGCCAACAAGACAGTAACCCAGTTAGCCCAAGAATGTGGGATTCCCCGCATCAGCTTGCAAAGAATGAAGAAAAAGCTACTCTTAAAACTAAGAGCACAACTATAA
- a CDS encoding NupC/NupG family nucleoside CNT transporter, protein MYLAINIVGVLIFLLIGFIFSKDKKAINWRGVITMVIFNLILAWFLTSFSIGRAIVEGAASGFNELMDVAYKGIEFAFPSMVNVKQMDWFFQVLMPILMIVPLFDILTYIGILPWIVKWIGKGLSKLTGQPKFESFFAVEMMFLGNTEALAVSALQLKQINAKRNLTLAMMSMSCVTASIIGSYTKMMPGQYILTAVPLNVINALIVTAMLNPIKVTPEEDTIATMKSSEIVAEEEVEGGKAAEEPTPGKEPFFSFLGDSILGAGKLILIITANVIAFVALADLINKLLGLINPWLSLEHLLGIVMYPFAWLTGLNPTESLQFAQHMGTKLVTNEFVVMGQVTGHVKSYAPHYQAVLTAFLTSFANFSTLGMIIGCFKGIVNKEKNNLISKNVAYLLLSGILVSLLTAGMMGLFVW, encoded by the coding sequence ATGTATTTAGCGATCAATATTGTCGGTGTGTTGATTTTTCTTTTGATCGGTTTTATCTTTTCTAAGGATAAAAAAGCCATCAATTGGCGTGGGGTTATTACCATGGTTATCTTTAACCTGATCTTAGCCTGGTTCTTGACTAGTTTTTCTATTGGACGTGCCATTGTTGAAGGAGCAGCTAGTGGCTTTAACGAATTGATGGATGTTGCCTACAAAGGAATTGAGTTTGCCTTCCCAAGTATGGTGAATGTCAAGCAAATGGATTGGTTCTTCCAAGTATTGATGCCAATTTTAATGATTGTACCATTATTTGATATTTTGACTTATATTGGTATCTTACCTTGGATTGTTAAGTGGATTGGCAAGGGCTTATCTAAACTTACTGGTCAACCTAAATTTGAATCATTCTTCGCTGTTGAAATGATGTTTTTAGGTAACACTGAAGCCTTAGCTGTTTCCGCTTTACAATTAAAGCAAATCAACGCTAAACGTAATTTGACTTTGGCCATGATGTCAATGTCTTGCGTTACTGCTTCAATTATTGGTTCATATACCAAAATGATGCCTGGTCAATACATTTTGACCGCTGTCCCATTAAACGTAATTAATGCTTTGATTGTTACTGCAATGCTTAATCCAATCAAGGTTACCCCTGAAGAAGATACCATTGCGACAATGAAGAGTAGCGAAATAGTTGCGGAAGAAGAAGTTGAAGGTGGTAAAGCTGCTGAAGAACCAACTCCTGGTAAGGAACCTTTCTTCTCCTTCTTAGGTGATTCAATCCTTGGTGCAGGTAAGTTGATTTTAATTATTACTGCTAATGTTATTGCCTTTGTTGCTTTAGCAGACTTAATCAACAAGCTTTTAGGACTTATTAATCCTTGGCTTTCACTTGAACACTTATTGGGAATCGTAATGTATCCATTTGCATGGCTAACTGGACTTAACCCAACTGAGTCCCTCCAATTTGCCCAACATATGGGTACCAAGTTAGTTACTAACGAGTTTGTGGTAATGGGACAAGTAACAGGTCATGTTAAATCTTATGCTCCTCACTACCAAGCAGTCTTAACGGCCTTCTTAACTAGTTTTGCTAACTTCTCAACTTTGGGTATGATTATCGGATGTTTCAAGGGAATTGTTAACAAAGAAAAGAATAATCTTATTTCTAAGAACGTTGCTTACTTATTACTTTCTGGTATCTTAGTATCATTGCTAACTGCTGGAATGATGGGCTTATTCGTTTGGTAA